The following coding sequences lie in one Aspergillus luchuensis IFO 4308 DNA, chromosome 8, nearly complete sequence genomic window:
- a CDS encoding BolA family protein (BUSCO:EOG09265LEG;~COG:T;~EggNog:ENOG410PS86;~InterPro:IPR002634,IPR036065;~PFAM:PF01722) produces MLPRASLSGFLPRRVFSLTATRMASTSATPVEDLIREKLTTAFAPSTLVIRNDSHLHAHHNAMRGSTSKETHFHVTITSPSFQSKPQPARHRMVYGLLKEEMSREGGIHALQLRTKTPEEEQREEERKAAKA; encoded by the exons ATGCTCCCCCGCGCCTCCCTCTCCGGCTTCCTCCCCCGCCGCGTCTTCTCCCTTACTGCTACCAGAATGGCTTCTACCTCCGCAACCCCCGTCGAAGATCTCATCCGGGAGAAG CTTACAACCGCTTTcgccccctccaccctcgTCATCCGCAATGATTCGCATCTGCACGCACATCATAACGCCATGCGCGGATCGACTTCGAAAGAAACCCATTTCCA TGTGACGATTACCTCTCCCTCGTTCCAATCGAAGCCCCAGCCTGCGCGCCATCGTATGGTCTATGGtttgttgaaggaggagatgagtCGCGAGGGTGGCATCCATGCGCTGCAGCTGCGGACAAAGACGCCGGAGGAAGAgcaaagggaggaagagaggaaggcgGCGAAGGCTTGA
- the SSO2 gene encoding syntaxin (COG:U;~EggNog:ENOG410PK20;~InterPro:IPR006011,IPR010989,IPR000727;~PFAM:PF05739,PF00804;~TransMembrane:1 (i251-271o);~go_component: GO:0016020 - membrane [Evidence IEA];~go_process: GO:0016192 - vesicle-mediated transport [Evidence IEA]): MEQGNGSYEMGSYNQPADATTLLNKCREINDGIADLRAKREGQLAAAQNALLDSSTGKEDQVARQTLDYIEDEVNNGFRYLRDLLKKVKQTPGSGDSRVQTQIDVTSRNLRREIEQYQRCQSDFQKRLREQVRRRYEIANPEASPEEIEQGVDNVLLGQEQSFQVTGSRTRQANDARQAALERSAAIRKIEQDMMELGRLYQEVAELVHQQEPAVEQINQDADNVAQNVSNANNQITEAIASARRARKWKWYALLVVILIIAIVVGVAVGVTEANKSSK, from the exons ATGGAGCAGGGCAACGGTAGCTATG AAATGGGCTCTTACAACCAGCCGGCCGACGCGACGACGCTGCTGAACAAGTGCCGAGAGATCAACGACGGTATTGCCGATCTTCGCGCCAAGCGCGAGGGCCAGCTGGCCGCCGCTCAGAACGCTTTGCTCGACTCAAGTACCGGAAAGGAGGACCAGGTCGCTCGCCAGACTCTGGACTAcatcgaggatgaagtgAACAACGGATTCCGTTACCTCCGCGATCTTctgaagaaggtcaagcaGACCCCCGGCTCCGGTGACAGCCGTGTGCAGACCCAGATCGACGTCACTAGCCGGAACCTCCGTCGCGAGATCGAACAGTACCAGAGATGCCAGTCCGACTTCCAGAAGCGCCTGAGGGAGCAGGTTCGCAGACGTTATGAGATCGCCAACCCCGAAGCTTCCCCcgaggagatcgagcagGGTGTGGACAATGTCTTGTTGGGCCAGGAGCAGAGCTTCCAG GTCACGGGTAGCCGGACTAGACAGGCCAACGACGCCAGGCAGGCCGCTTTGGAGCGATCGGCCGCCATTCGCAAGATCGAGCAGGATATGATGGAGCTTGGCCGCTTGTACCAGGAAGTGGCGGAGCTGGTCCACCAGCAGGAGCCTGCTGTGGAGCAGATCAACCAGGATGCAGACAACGTTGCGCAGAACGTTTCGAACGCGAACAACCAGATCACGGAAGCTATTGCCAGCGCTCGTCGGGCGAGAAAGTGGAAGTGGTATGCTCTGCTGGTCGTCA ttctcatcatcgccatcgtcgtCGGTGTTGCCGTCGGTGTCACGGAAGCCAACAAGTCCTCGAAATAG
- a CDS encoding uncharacterized protein (COG:E;~EggNog:ENOG410Q5CS;~InterPro:IPR000109,IPR036259;~PFAM:PF00854;~TransMembrane:11 (o36-55i62-84o90-116i146-167o173-194i255-272o302-319i331-353o387-408i420-441o447-467i);~go_component: GO:0016020 - membrane [Evidence IEA];~go_function: GO:0022857 - transmembrane transporter activity [Evidence IEA];~go_process: GO:0055085 - transmembrane transport [Evidence IEA]) yields the protein MSGMFQNYVDRPLDGSEGRGALGMGHQGATGLTTFFQFWCYVTPIIGAIVADQYLGKYKTIVVFCIIYLVGLLILVCTSIPTALHHGAGVGGFIVSILIIGLGTGGIKSNVAPLIADQYKRKKMAMSTTKKGERVVIDPSLTIQRIYMIFYGCINVGSLSLLATPYMEKYIGFWSGYLLCLCMFAVGTMVLIFGRKYYVVRPPQGSIITDAFKALWIMVVNRNMDAPKPSWQAANNGTRTNLPWDDHFIDELKRALVACRVFCFYPIYWVVYGQFSSNFVTQAGQMEGHGIPNDLMQNFDPISIIVFIPVLETLVYPLLRRLRIRFRPITRISLGFVVASLAMMYAAIVQHLIYSAGPCYEHPGCAASEVDGSTTGNHVHIAIQTPAYVFIGLSEIFASVSGLEYAYTKAPPSMKSFVQSMYLLTNAFGSALAEALTPAAYDPAIMWMFVGLACASFVAGIIFWLVYHHLNDQEDQLNALDADDPDAPAAPPAYKEKKEQEH from the exons ATGTCTGGCATGTTCCAGAACTACGTTGATCGTCCTCTGGACGGAAGTGAGGGCCGCGGTGCCCTAGGCATGGGTCATCAAGGAGCCACTGGTCTCACCACTTTCTTCCAGTTCTGGTGTTATG TTACCCCCATCATCGGTGCCATCGTCGCTGATCAGTACCTCGGTAAATACAAGACCATCGTGGTTTTCTGTATCATCTACCTGGTCGGTTTACTCATCTTGGTTTGCACGTCCATTCCGACCGCTCTTCACCATGGAGCCGGTGTTGGTGGCTTCATTGTGTCTATCCTGATCATCGGTCTGGGAACGGGTGGTATCAAGAGTAACGTTGCTCCTCTGATTGCCGACCAGTACaagcgcaagaagatggCCATGTCCACCACCAAGAAGGGTGAGCGGGTTGTCATTGACCCTTCCCTCACGATTCAGCGCATTTACATGATCTTCTACGGCTGTATCAACGTGGGATCGCTGTCTCTCTTGGCCACTCCTTACATGGAGAAGTACATTGGCTTCTGGTCTGGTTATCTGCTTTGCTTGTGCATGTTCGCCGTCGGTACCATGGTGCTTATCTTCGGCCGCAAGTACTACGTTGTCCGCCCTCCCCAGGGCTCCATTATCACCGACGCCTTCAAGGCTCTGTGGATCATGGTTGTCAACCGCAACATGGATGCCCCCAAGCCCAGCTGGCAGGCGGCCAACAACGGCACAAGAACCAACCTCCCCTGGGATGATCACTTCATCGACGAGCTCAAGCGTGCGTTGGTCGCTTGCCGTGTGTTCTGTTTCTACCCGATCTACTGGGTTGTTTACGGCCAATTCTCTAGCAACTTCGTCACCCAGGCCGGTCAGATGGAGGGTCACGGAATCCCGAACGACTTGATGCAGAACTTTGATCCgatctccatcatcgtcttcatccccgTCCTGGAGACCCTTGTCTACCCCCTGCTGCGTCGCTTGCGCATTCGCTTCCGTCCGATCACCCGTATCTCCCTGggttttgttgttgcctCCTTGGCGATGATGTACGCGGCCATTGTCCAGCACCTCATCTACTCCGCTGGGCCCTGCTACGAGCACCCCGGATGTGCTGCTTCGGAGGTTGATGGGTCCACCACCGGCAACCACGTGCACATTGCCATTCAGACGCCTGCCTATGTGTTCATTGGTCTGTCTGAGATTTTCGCGTCGGTGTCTGGATTGGAGTATGCCTACACCAAGGCTCCTCCGTCGATGAAGTCCTTTGTGCAGTCCATGTACCTGCTCACCAACGCCTTTGGTTCCGCTCTGGCCGAGGCACTGACCCCTGCTGCCTATGACCCGGCCATCATGTGGATGTTCGTGGGTCTGGCTTGCGCCTCCTTCGTTGCCGGTATCATCTTCTGGCTGGTGtaccaccacctcaacgACCAGGAAGACCAGCTCAATGCGCTCGACGCCGACGATCCGGATGCTCCTGCCGCGCCCCCGGCCTataaggagaagaaggagcaagaGCACTGA
- a CDS encoding uncharacterized protein (COG:G;~EggNog:ENOG410QD9U;~InterPro:IPR011701,IPR036259;~PFAM:PF07690;~TransMembrane:12 (i55-75o95-114i126-144o150-170i182-202o214-234i255-278o298-315i322-342o348-373i385-407o413-437i);~go_function: GO:0022857 - transmembrane transporter activity [Evidence IEA];~go_process: GO:0055085 - transmembrane transport [Evidence IEA]) has translation MTDNSSVEAYPEAITEFDEKTINNETIKEKKWGILSKSQSVASWKDPGPPPDGGALAWTQVLVGHLIIMNTWGYMNSFGIFQTYYVDFLNRSDSDVSWIGSVQVFIVFFIGTFTGRFTDAGYFRPVFVVGTILSVLGMFMASISTQYYQIFLAQGICCGIGNGCLFCPALSVTSTYFAKRKMLAVGICACGSATGGLIFTVMFQHLLPQIGYGWTMRVFGFFTLACLIICNILARPRVPPRKTGPLIELAAFKEPSYTLFAVGIFLTFWGVYFAFYYLSSFGVAIINISQEESLTFTLILNGLGIIGRPLPAYLADRYTGPMNILLVVTLFSIICAFAMIGVTSISGLYAWTVVYGIVGNGLQGMFPATLSSLTTDLQKAGVRMGMIFTIVSFAVLTGPPIAGVLITRDNGRYVYAQLFAACSMLVGFCLLCAARLAKTGKVLKYKI, from the exons ATGACCGACAATAGCAGTGTCGAAGCATACCCAGAAGCTATAACCGAGTTCGACGAAAAGACAATCAATAATGAAACcatcaaagagaagaaatgggGAATACTCTCAAAATCACAAAGCGTCGCAAGCTGGAAAGATCCCGGTCCTCCCCCAGATGGCGGAGCTCTCGCATGGACACAAGTCTTAGTGGGACACTTGATTATTATGAATACCTG GGGCTATATGAATTCGTTTGGTATCTTTCAGACGTATTACGTCGACTTTCTTAATCGCTCGGATTCGGATGTTTCGTGGATTGGAAGCGTTCAGGTCTTTATTGTCTTCTTTATTGGTACTTTTACGGGGAGGTTCACTGATGCGGGTTACTTTCGGCCGGTTTTTG TGGTCGGAACCATCCTCAGCGTCCTCGGCATGTTCATGGCCTCCATCTCAACCCAATACTACCAAATATTTCTCGCGCAAGGAATCTGCTGCGGCATCGGCAACGGATGTCTATTCTGTCCAGCCCTCTCAGTAACATCCACCTACTTCGCAAAGCGCAAAATGCTCGCCGTCGGCATCTGCGCCTGCGGCAGCGCCACAGGAGGTCTAATCTTCACCGTCATGTTCCAGCACCTGCTCCCACAGATCGGCTACGGGTGGACGATGCGagtcttcggcttcttcactCTAGCTTGTCTAATCATCTGCAACATCCTAGCAAGACCGAGAGTGCCCCCTCGGAAGACAGGGCCTCTCATTGAGCTCGCTGCTTTCAAGGAACCATCATACACCTTGTTTGCGGTCGGCatcttcttgaccttctGGGGTGTTTATTTCGCCTTTTATTACCTGAGCTCGTTTGGCGTTGCGATTATCAACATCTCTCAGGAGGAGTCGCTCACCTTTACTCTTATCCTGAATGGTCTGGGTATTATAGGTCGTCCGCTCCCTGCGTACCTGGCTGATCGGTATACCGGGCCGATGAATATTCTTCTTGTGGTTACCCTGTTCTCGATTATTTGCGCTTTTGCCATGATTGGCGTTACGTCTATCTCGGGGCTTTATGCATGGACGGTTGTTTATGGTATTGTGGGAAATGGTTTGCAGGGAATGTTTCCGGCTACGTTAAGTAGCTTGACGACTGATTTGCAGAAGGCGGGTGtcaggatggggatgatttTC ACTATTGTCAGTTTCGCCGTATTGACAGGTCCTCCTATCGCTGGTGTTCTGATCACGAGGGACAATGGCCGCTATGTGTATGCGCAGCTCTTCGCGGCGTGCTCGATGCTCGTCGGATTCTGTCTCCTTTGTGCGGCTAGATTAGCGAAGACAGGCAAGGTCTTGAAGTATAAGATCTAG
- a CDS encoding carbon-nitrogen hydrolase family protein (COG:E;~EggNog:ENOG410PJXQ;~InterPro:IPR036526,IPR044149,IPR003010;~PFAM:PF00795;~go_function: GO:0003824 - catalytic activity [Evidence IEA];~go_process: GO:0006807 - nitrogen compound metabolic process [Evidence IEA]) — MASPQTIYLAVSQAHTLASTPETVQALSQQCRQAAKQNPSPDLILFPEAYIGGYPRGATFGAKVGSRDDEGREQYLNYFKDAVDLGDTPEGAGEKWVRRELEGQDGSGSGVRRGDGVREELELVARETGIFIVTGLVERAGGTLYCAVVYVCPKLGVIGKRRKVMPTGSERLVWGQGQPSSLRAVTTTIKGVKLTLAAAICWENYMPLLRHSLYSQNVNLYLAPTADQRDAWAPLMRTIACEGRCFVLSANQCHRKKDQPAWVYGEKSESEEFATRGGSCIVAPSGDMLKGPLWEEVDGMMMVGVDFDDCLRYRLDSDAAGSYSRNDSFKLIVNGLDISPPL, encoded by the exons ATGGCTTCGCCACAAACCATCTACCTCGCCGTCAGTCAGGCACACACCCTCGCCAGCACCCCGGAGACTGTCCAGGCCTTGTCACAGCAATGTCGGCAAGCAGCCAAGCAGAACCCATCACCCGATCTGATTCTCTTTCCGGAAGCTTACATTGGGGGCTATCCTCGTGGGGCGACCTTTGGAGCCAAGGTGGGATCTCGAGACGATGAAGGCAGAGAACAATACCTGAACTACTTCAAGGATGCGGTGGATCTGGGCGATACGCCTGAAGGAGCGGGGGAGAAGTGGGTGAGAAGGGAATTGGAGGGGCAGGACGGGAGTGGAAGTGGAGTCCGAAGGGGCGATGGAGTCCGCGAGGAGCTGGAACTAGTGGCTCGCGAGACGGGTATCTTCATCGTTACTGGATTGGTTGAGAGGGCTGGAGGGACTCTTTATTGCGCAGTAGTTTATGTCTGTCCCAAGTTGGGAG TGATTGGCAAGCGGAGAAAGGTCATGCCG ACAGGAAGTGAGCGTCTGGTTTGGGGCCAGGGACAGCCCTCTTCGCTCCGTGCGgtgaccaccaccatcaaaggCGTGAAACTCACCCTAGCAGCTGCTATCTGCTGGGAAAACTACATGCCGCTGTTGAGACATTCCCTCTACAGCCAGAACGTCAACCTCTACCTAGCACCCACAGCCGATCAGCGCGACGCTTGGGCCCCTCTCATGAGAACCATTGCCTGCGAGGGTAGATGTTTCGTCCTGAGTGCCAACCAATGCCACAGGAAGAAGGACCAACCTGCTTGGGTTTATGGGGAAAAGTCCGAGAGTGAGGAGTTTGCCACCAGAGGGGGTTCCTGCATTGTAGCTCCGAGTGGTGATATGTTGAAAGGACCGCTCTGGGAGGAAGTAGatggcatgatgatggtgggggtggatttCGATGATTGTCTGAGATACAGATTGGACTCGGATGCTGCTGGAAGTTATTCGAG AAACGACTCTTTCAAGTTGATTGTGAATGGACTTGATATCAGTCCTCCTCTTTAG
- a CDS encoding putative alanine--tRNA ligase (COG:S;~EggNog:ENOG410PJNZ;~InterPro:IPR018163,IPR012947,IPR009000,IPR018165;~go_function: GO:0000166 - nucleotide binding [Evidence IEA];~go_function: GO:0003676 - nucleic acid binding [Evidence IEA];~go_function: GO:0004812 - aminoacyl-tRNA ligase activity [Evidence IEA];~go_function: GO:0004813 - alanine-tRNA ligase activity [Evidence IEA];~go_function: GO:0005524 - ATP binding [Evidence IEA];~go_process: GO:0006419 - alanyl-tRNA aminoacylation [Evidence IEA];~go_process: GO:0043039 - tRNA aminoacylation [Evidence IEA]) — MSESTKLIYQQDGQLLLHGAKILSIIPVSNLPEADQGLVKDSPEIEHAVVTDSTIFHVQGGGQPSDTGTMTTEVAPKAASIFEVKSVRQPAQGNQILHLGRFVPVGTTQFDSGEEVQQHVDAEKRNLHSRLHTAGHVMSLAIHALCREGVLPPVKESKASHYPGSASVSFEGTLEGKHKELIQAKTDEFVKSASPVRIHWWSMEELMEKCFVAEGFALPEGETLGRVVEMEGLGSYPCGGTHVTDCSLVGRIEVKKISRSKGVSRVSYTVV; from the coding sequence ACAAAACTTATCTACCAGCAAGACGGACAGCTGCTCCTGCACGGGGCCAAGATCCTgtccatcatcccagtctCCAATCTCCCAGAGGCCGACCAAGGCCTAGTCAAAGACTCCCCAGAAATCGAGCATGCCGTGGTCACCGACTCCACGATCTTTCACGTCCAAGGAGGCGGCCAGCCCTCAGACACCGGAACCATGACCACGGAGGTAGCGCCCAAAGCAGCCTCCATCTTCGAAGTAAAATCCGTCCGCCAACCAGCCCAGGGCAATCAGATCCTGCACTTGGGCCGCTTCGTCCCGGTCGGGACTACGCAGTTCGATTCCGGAGAGGAAGTCCAGCAGCACGTGGACGCTGAGAAGCGGAACCTGCACTCTCGTCTTCATACTGCTGGACATGTCATGAGTTTAGCGATCCATGCGCTGTGTCGTGAGGGCGTGCTTCCCCCGGTGAAGGAGTCAAAGGCGTCGCATTATCCGGGGTCGGCGTCGGTTTCGTTTGAGGGCACGTTGGAGGGGAAGCATAAGGAGCTTATTCAGGCGAAGACGGATGAGTTTGTGAAGTCGGCGAGTCCGGTTAGGATTCATTGGTGGTCGATGgaggagttgatggagaagTGCTTTGTTGCGGAGGGGTTTGCGTTGCCCGAAGGGGAGACGTTGGGGAGGgttgtggagatggaggggttgggaaGTTATCCTTGTGGAGGGACGCATGTTACGGATTGTAGCTTGGTTGGGAGGAttgaggtgaagaagatttcGAGGTCGAAGGGGGTTAGTCGGGTTTCGTATACTGTTGTATAG